The following proteins come from a genomic window of Gimesia chilikensis:
- a CDS encoding tetratricopeptide repeat protein gives MIMARTAEEKGQFVKAEQTYRVMLQRNPKNVTALHRMGIVSSKMGKHDMATRHLMEAVKIQPDNSKLLTDLGYALYLQNDLPAAEIALEEAIKRDGSSKRSFNNLSLVLGHQGRMDEAYQVARTVLSAEEAHANVGYICLQRGMLEDASRHYSQALEINPELDSVKEAIVQIAELQKKQMEQAEPQPEVMVAETAPAAETVEAVVTENAAAPESEFRVITDSDADVINPEMIPASETPVAQISAVQELPIQGFEPPLNISNDDYIPSDDGAFFETVESAESVTNVRSAE, from the coding sequence ATGATAATGGCAAGAACGGCCGAGGAAAAAGGCCAGTTTGTCAAAGCAGAACAGACATATCGTGTCATGTTGCAGCGGAATCCTAAGAATGTAACCGCTTTGCACCGCATGGGCATTGTCAGCTCCAAAATGGGTAAGCACGACATGGCAACCCGTCATCTGATGGAAGCTGTAAAGATCCAGCCGGATAATTCCAAGCTGTTGACCGATCTGGGTTACGCCCTGTATCTGCAGAACGATCTGCCCGCTGCAGAAATCGCACTGGAAGAAGCGATCAAGCGTGATGGCAGTTCCAAGCGGTCATTCAATAACCTGAGCCTGGTTCTGGGGCATCAGGGACGGATGGATGAAGCCTACCAGGTTGCACGGACTGTTCTGAGTGCAGAAGAAGCCCATGCAAATGTTGGCTATATCTGCCTGCAGCGGGGAATGCTGGAAGATGCTTCGCGGCACTACAGCCAGGCTCTGGAAATCAATCCCGAGCTGGACTCTGTTAAGGAAGCGATTGTGCAGATCGCAGAGCTGCAGAAAAAGCAGATGGAGCAGGCCGAACCACAACCTGAAGTCATGGTGGCTGAGACAGCACCTGCAGCTGAAACTGTGGAAGCTGTCGTAACTGAAAACGCAGCAGCTCCCGAATCTGAGTTCCGGGTGATTACGGATTCCGACGCCGATGTCATCAATCCTGAGATGATCCCGGCCAGCGAAACTCCAGTTGCCCAGATTTCTGCTGTGCAGGAACTGCCGATTCAGGGGTTTGAGCCTCCGCTCAATATCAGCAATGATGATTACATTCCCTCGGACGACGGGGCTTTCTTCGAAACCGTCGAAAGTGCCGAGTCGGTAACAAACGTACGCAGTGCTGAGTAA